Proteins from one Hyperolius riggenbachi isolate aHypRig1 chromosome 2, aHypRig1.pri, whole genome shotgun sequence genomic window:
- the LOC137546578 gene encoding mucin-2-like, which produces MNSLALLAFLALCLGTAHSQNALTCSSCNAAAGICTQKTGYVTCSCATGYSGNGINCTAYASCTTATCCSEGYTWDSSVGKKVCTDINECTDPILNECVNTTTCTNKNGIHLCGNTRGVACPTSACAFDQDCLAVGGTVQCADPCLNYVELNGTTRLSTISSTGAFTTDRYEFGWFRYTGLGVWLQSGCIGPIKCGSAEPFTVNSSHPAIGEGVVNISVIANAVAGCTAAGTIPVKACAGGFYVYKYSGSLKSEVYCTNPATPVIPTVPPTTVTTTTTTTTTPTTTTTPTTTTPATTTTTPTTTTTTPTTTTTTPTTTTPTTTTTTPTTTTPTTTTTTPTTTTPTTTTTTPTTTTPATTTTTPTTTTPTTTTTTPTTTTPTTTTTIPTTTPSTTPALTTQPPHNITVTTLRSSSVISVTSTVIDVNGTDVTMLELNETISFYTEVKTISPTTVVTNVNSSITPYYSKVTVGFGSPITLITNPVPQTSSYQTTAFNMLPFQMSSYPIKLPQTNTTALTYTTNDNNVTSTTTTTTIATEQIIVQ; this is translated from the exons ATGAACTCTTTGGCATTACTTGCCTTTTTGGCCCTCTGCTTGGGAACAGCTCACTCTCAGA ATGCCCTGACGTGTTCTTCTTGcaatgctgctgctggcatatgtACTCAGAAAACTGGCTATGTGACTTGCAGCTGTGCGACTGGATATTCTGGGAATGGAATCAATTGCACAGCTTATGCCTCCTGTACCACTGCTACCTGCTGTTCCGAAGGCTATACCTGGGATAGCAGTGTAGGCAAAAAGGTCTGCACAGATATAAATGAATGTACAGACCCAATACTAAATGAGTGTGTTAATACAACCACTTGTACAAACAAGAATGGTATCCATTTATGTGGCAATACCAGAGGTGTTGCTTGCCCCACTAGTGCATGTGCATTCGACCAGGACTGTCTGGCAGTTGGAGGTACTGTTCAGTGTGCAGACCCATGTTTAAACTATGTGGAGCTGAATGGAACCACCAGATTGTCTACAATAAGTTCCACTGGTGCATTTACTACTGACCGGTACGAATTTGGCTGGTTCCGTTACACTGGACTTGGTGTCTGGTTGCAGAGTGGCTGTATTGGCCCAATTAAATGTGGGTCAGCTGAACCATTCACTGTAAATAGCAGCCATCCAGCAATTGGTGAAGGAGTGGTCAATATAAGTGTGATAGCTAATGCTGTAGCAGGGTGTACAGCTGCTGGAACCATCCCAGTGAAAGCTTGTGCAGGAGGATTCTACGTCTACAAGTATTCTGGCAGCTTGAAATCTGAAGTCTATTGTACAA ATCCTGCAACACCTGTGATTCCAACTGTGCCTCCTACCACcgtcactactactactactacaactacCACACCAACCACTACTACTACCCCAACCACCACTACCCCAGCCACCACTACTACTACCCCAACCACCACTACTACCACCCcaaccaccactactactacccCAACAACAACTACCCCAACCACAACAACTACAACCCCAACTACTACCACTCcaaccaccactactactacccCAACAACAACTACCCCAACCACAACAACTACAACCCCAACTACTACCACTCCAGCCACCACTACTACTACCCCAACAACAACCACACCAACCACAACTACTACCACTCCGACTACTACCACGCCAACTACTACCACAACCATCCCCACCACCACTCCTTCAACAACACCAGCACTAACCACTCAGCCTCCTCATAATATCACAGTAACCACTCTGAGAAGCAGCAGTGTAATTAGTGTCACTTCCACAGTTATAGACGTTAATGGCACAGATGTGACAATGTTAGAGTTGAATGAGACCATCTCTTTTTACACTGAAGTGAAGACCATCAGCCCTACCACCGTTGTAACCAATGTTAACAGCTCTATCACGCCATATTACTCTAAAGTAACAGTCGGATTTGGTTCTCCTATTACTTTAATTACCAACCCTGTTCCTCAGACTTCCAGTTATCAAACAACTGCTTTTAATATGCTGCCTTTCCAGATGAGCTCATACCCTATCAAACTGCCCCAAACCAATACCACTGCACTGACATATACCACCAATGATAATAATGTTACCAGcaccacaacaacaaccaccattgCAACAGAGCAGATAATTGTACAATAA